A single genomic interval of Salvia miltiorrhiza cultivar Shanhuang (shh) unplaced genomic scaffold, IMPLAD_Smil_shh original_scaffold_266, whole genome shotgun sequence harbors:
- the LOC131003746 gene encoding putative clathrin assembly protein At2g01600 — translation MGSLETWRKAYGALKDHTKVGLAHVNSDFKDVDVAIVKATNHVEQPPKERHLRKIMAATSAIRSRVDVAYCVHALSRRLAKTHNWTVALKTLIVIHRTLREGDPMFKEELLNFQQRGRVLQMSNFKDDSSPITWDFSAWVRTYAQFLEERLECFRILGYDIEAERLPKPAQGQDKSYSRTRDLSSEELLEQLPALQQLLYRLIGCRPDGAAVGNYLIQYSLALVLKESFKIYCSINDGIINLVDKFFEMPRHEAIKALDVYKRAGQQAAGLSNFYDICKGLELARNFHFPLLRVPPQSFLVTMEEYIREAPRMVSVASVALEYPERLLLTYKQEDAPPPSEDTKDLEEEAMPPPAAEVPISSNETAVSPQPPANLDIDDLLGLNVTMQDASAIEESNALALAIVTSGTATVDSDASQAKGFDPTGWELALVTAPSTNLSSVQERQLAGGLDSLTLDSLYDEGVYRASQQPVYGAGAAAHNPFEASDPFAMSNSVPMHPAAAAVHMEAMPQNHNNPFIPFQSVYPQTQQQHLLTGQQNPFGDTGFGAFPAAYHQTTNPFGSSGLL, via the exons atggggTCACTAGAAACATGGAGGAAGGCCTACGGCGCTCTTAAAGATCATACCAAAGTCGGACTAGCCCATGTCAATTCTGATTTCAAG GATGTGGATGTGGCGATCGTCAAGGCGACCAATCATGTGGAGCAACCACCAAAAGAGAGACACCTCAGAA AAATTATGGCGGCCACATCTGCAATTCGGTCTCGTGTTGATGTTGCATACTGCGTACATGCACTTTCGAGACGACTGGCAAAGACACACAACTGGACG GTTGCATTAAAGACTTTAATAGTTATTCATAGAACACTGAGAGAAGGCGATCCTATGTTTAAAGAGGAACTCCTGAATTTCCAACAGAGAGGCCGTGTCCTCCAAATGTCCAATTTCAAGGATGATTCAAGCCCCATTA CTTGGGATTTCTCTGCCTGGGTAAGGACATATGCACAGTTCCTGGAAGAACGTCTCGAATGTTTTAGGATTCTTGGGTATGACATTGAAGCCGAGCGGCTTCCTAAACCTGCACAAGGGCAAGATAAG AGTTACAGTAGAACTAGAGACTTGAGTAGTGAAGAACTTCTAGAGCAGTTGCCTGCTTTGCAGCAACTACTATATCGCCTAATTGGATGTCGG CCTGATGGAGCAGCAGTAGGGAACTACCTGATTCAGTATTCCCTTGCGTTG GTGCTCAAAGAGAGTTTCAAAATATATTGTTCCATAAATGATGGGATAATCAATCTTGTTGACAAG TTTTTTGAGATGCCAAGACATGAAGCCATCAAAGCACTGGATGTGTATAAAAGAGCGGGACAGCAG GCTGCTGGTCTTTCTAATTTTTATGATATTTGTAAAGGACTTGAGCTTGCTAGAAACTTCCATTTCCCTTTGTTGAGAGTG CCTCCACAGTCTTTTCTGGTAACAATGGAAGAATATATAAGAGAAGCTCCTAGAATGGTTTCTGTTGCCAGTGTGGCCTTG GAATATCCTGAAAGGCTATTGCTGACATACAAGCAAGAGGATGCTCCTCCACCTTCGGAAGATACAAAAGACCTGGAGGAGGAAGCCATGCCACCACCAGCCGCTGAAGTTCCCATCTCATCTAATGAGACAGCAGTTTCTCCACAACCACCTGCTAACTTGGACATTGATGATCTGCTA GGGTTGAATGTTACCATGCAAGATGCATCTGCAATTGAGGAAAGCAATGCCTTGGCTTTAGCTATTGTTACATCTG GCACTGCAACAGTTGACTCTGATGCCTCCCAAGCAAAAGGGTTTGATCCTACTGGATGGGAACTTGCCCTAGTAACGGCTCCTAGCACTAACTTATCATCAGTACAGGAAAGGCAATTG GCAGGAGGACTGGATTCGCTCACGCTTGACAGTTTATACGATGAAGGCGTGTATAGAGCGTCCCAACAACCAGTTTATGGAGCAGGAGCAGCTGCTCATAATCCGTTTGAAGCTAGCGATCCATTTGCAATGTCGAACAGTGTTCCTATgcatccagcagcagcagcagttcaCATGGAAGCTATGCCTCAAAATCATAACAATCCATTTATTCCATTTCAATCTGTATATCCGCAAACGCAACAGCAACATCTCCTGACGGGCCAACAAAATCCTTTTGGGGATACGGGGTTCGGAGCGTTTCCTGCTGCATATCACCAAACGACTAATCCTTTTGGGAGTAGTGGCCTTTTATAA
- the LOC131003744 gene encoding cysteine-rich receptor-like protein kinase 43 — MIRYKSFLKTLTKPFTSKSSKDSNEVDLEKIAAQEQKHFPFEILVAATNNFHPSLKLGEGGFGPVFKGKLGDGREIAVKKLSRSSTQGKKEFLSESKLLARVQHRNVVNLLGYCVHAAERLLVYQYVVNESLDKILFKGDKGDEFDWKRRYDVITGIAKGLVYLHEEAHCRIIHRDIKASNILLDHKWVPKISDFGMARLYPEDQTHINTRVAGTNGYMAPEYLVHGHLSEKADVFSFGVVLLEIISGQKNSRFNRDPQCRSLLEWVYKLYKKQRSFEVIDPRIVSSADPHQVAMCIQIGLLCVQSDPKTRPDMSRVVMILSKKPTILEEPARPGHPGTRYTLPRRPTAAASSSASASATISQSFGSTDTSTASASASASASATATSSGTVRSPRSDPHGKRPITN; from the exons ATGATCAGATACAAAAGCTTTCTCAAAACCCTAACCAAGCCCTTCACTTCTAAATCAAGCAAAG ATTCAAACGAGGTGGACCTGGAGAAAATTGCAGCGCAAGAACAGAAGCATTTCCCTTTTGAGATCCTGGTCGCAGCAACCAACAACTTCCATCCGAGTCTCAAGCTCGGGGAAGGAGGCTTTGGCCCCGTTTTCAAG GGAAAACTTGGTGATGGGCGAGAAATAGCGGTGAAGAAACTGTCGCGCAGTTCAACACAGGGGAAGAAAGAGTTCTTGAGCGAGTCAAAGCTGCTGGCACGAGTGCAGCACAGAAACGTGGTGAATTTGTTGGGATACTGCGTCCACGCTGCGGAAAGGCTGCTTGTTTATCAATATGTGGTCAACGAGAGCCTCGACAAGATTCTATTCA AGGGTGATAAAGGAGATGAATTTGACTGGAAGCGGAGGTACGATGTGATAACAGGCATTGCAAAGGGGCTGGTTTATCTTCACGAAGAGGCTCACTGCCGCATCATACACCGCGACATCAAAGCTAGCAATATCTTACTTGATCACAAGTGGGTTCCCAAGATCAGCGATTTCGGCATGGCGCGTCTCTATCCTGAAGACCAAACACACATCAACACGCGTGTTGCTGGAACCAA TGGCTACATGGCACCTGAATACCTGGTGCACGGCCATCTTTCAGAAAAGGCAGATGTATTCAGCTTTGGGGTTGTGCTTCTGGAGATCATAAGTGGACAGAAAAACTCAAGATTCAACCGAGATCCCCAGTGTCGGAGCCTGCTTGAATGG GTATACAAGCTTTACAAGAAGCAAAGGAGCTTCGAAGTGATTGATCCCAGAATAGTGTCTTCAGCAGATCCTCATCAGGTTGCAATGTGCATACAGATAGGGTTGTTGTGTGTTCAGTCCGACCCTAAAACAAGGCCCGACATGAGCCGTGTCGTTATGATTCTGTCCAAGAAGCCAACCATTCTTGAAGAACCAGCAAGGCCTGGACACCCTGGAACAAGGTACACACTTCCCCGCCGACCAACTGCAGCTGCATCTTCCTCTGCCTCTGCTTCTGCTACCATATCTCAATCATTCGGCTCCACCGACACCTCAACGGCATCTGCATCAGCATCAGCATCTGCATCCGCAACTGCAACTTCTTCTGGTACTGTTAGGAGCCCCAGATCAGACCCCCATGGGAAACGACCTATCAcaaattag